The stretch of DNA GAATGCTGCGAATATTTTTATCCAGCGTCACTCGCAGAGAGCGATCATATCTGCCGATAAAAGCCTCGCGCTCGTATACGATCAAGATGACTGGGCGCAAATTTTTACGATAATAGTAAAATAAAAATTGATCAGCGCTTTGTTGTTCCGTACCATCGCTTTCCTGGGAGAGCGAAGAGACGGGATACAGGCCGGTGTTCAGGACATAAGCCACATCCTGTTGCAGCAACGGCGCGCGACTTTTCGTGACATGATGATATGTTTTCTTTTTAATTTCAAGAAAAACGATGCTATCAGACTGTACCCGGTCATACCCGCGAATGCGATATTTTTTTCGCAGCGCAACCCCTTCCAGTTTTTCATGAAAGCATTCAAGATCCGGCGTATCCAGATAAACACTGCGCACCGTATAATCGGCTCTCTCCCCACTCTGCAAGTACTCATCCGGCGTCATAAAAGGCAACAGGGCTTTCCGCAGATTCCCCCGATGAGCGATGGGTACAAGATATTTATATTCCAAGCGAGGAACACTCAAAGCCATCTCCCTTATAACGAAAAGCAGAATCGCAGACGATGAAACCACGACGATCCGCCGATCCTGTAGCGGCATATCGCTCCGTCCGGCAGATCTCCAGCCGGCTGCTGCAGCATCGCAACCGCTGTTATCATGGGCCGTCCCTGAAGATAATATAATTCCCAGTTAATCCTGTGAATGGTCGCCGAGTGCGTTTGTTTTCCGGCATTGAAACGACAGGTCACCGACACACCCGGTTGAACGGCGTTCCCGTCCATCATGCGTATGGGCAACAGCAGCACGCTGCAAGGATGGTCAGAAACGGTCAACAAGGTATCCGAACCAAGAAAGGTCGAAAGCCGGCCGTCAAACGGCGCGGTACAGGAGAGCTGATTTTTATGTCTTTCCAGCGCGTTTATTTGCGCTTGCAGTGCGGTAACCCGGTTGTGGAAAGAGCGTAGCAACGAAGGTTTGACGCCTGTCTCGGCAGCGGCAAGATCGCTCTGGGCCGCCTGACATTGCAGCTGCAGCCCCCTCAGTTCAGCGGCGGAGGCGTCAAAAAGCTCTTCTGTGGTCAATCCCTTCTCATACAGCTCGGCCACACGTTGATGACTGCGTTTTTTAGCTTGCCACTGTACACGAGCCAATTGCAGACGTTGACGTAAACCTTCGATGATCTGCTGTTTCTCCCCACTCTGTTCCGCTTCTAAAGTGGCCTGGGCGACCGCCCACTCACCGCGCAACAGGGCCAGTTGCTCGTCGGTGGCACTGCTGGTAATAACCGCCAACGTATCTCGGTTGCGTATGTTCATTCGACCAGCCGGCGTAGGCGTCAACCGCAGACGCATCGTTTCGCCGCGATCGATCTGTATAAGGCATTGTTCTTCCTGCCTGCCGGTCAAAAAATTGATCGTCGTAAAGGAGATCAAACCATTATTGTTCTGCAAAATCGCCATTCGCATTGGCATCAGCTTGCCGTAGCCGGCAATCCCTGTCGGCCAAAATTGCATAAGGAGAAACAGGCCTGCTAGAGAGAATCCGCCGATGTACCGCCATTTCCTGCGCATAGAAGATAAGCTCTTCTTCATCCGGTATTCTCATTCCTTAAAATCCGGAAGGGCCGGATGGTTCTTGCGGCGATTCAGGAGCAGGTGGCCACTCCTCTCCGGGCGAGCGTTCCCCGGGATCACCCAAACCGTGATCCGGCCCCCCGGGACCATGGGATCCCATCGGCCCTGACGGACCGCCGGCGGGCGGAAAAGACCGCGGTCCTCTGCCGAATTCCTGGGGGGGCCTGCCCGGACGCCGGCGCAGAAAGCGCTCGCGCTGTTCCTTGGTCAGGATAGGCGATAGATCTGCATACATGGAATCAATCAAGACGGTTAAATATTTTCGATGACTCAAGTCGACGAAAGAAAACTTTTGATAGTACTTGCTTAAAATGGCCTGCACCGTGTCTTTCTGCTGCAAGGTAGGTTGGATTAAATCCAGATTAAACTGGATGAACCCCTCCGGCCTGCGCATCTGTTGTGTATTGAACGGCCGTGGAGGCCGAAGCCAGCGGTCACCGAAAAAGCCGATCCAAATCCCCAACACAAAGGTGGCCAACACAATCAAGGTGGATTTAAGCTGGATGTTCATAAAATGTCCTCCAAAGCAGGCGTAAACACCATGGATACCATGTCATCCACATTGAGGACAGCGGGCCATTGCCGAACCTGATAATAGTGGCAGGCGATGAAAATCAGCAACGAAACCGCAGTAAAAGCCATGACACGTCGGAACGTTTGAAAAAAAGCGGTATAGAACAGCTGCTGCTGACGATGCATCTCGACCACTCTGGCTGCCACCCGTTCGACGAAAAATGGCGTGAATTCAGCTGTTTTTGTCAGAGCCAGCTGTCGACGCAGCAGATCAATCTGACGGCTTTCCTCGACCAGTTCGTTCGACTGACTGAACGCCTTCTCCAGACTTGCTCTTTCTCGCCTGTTCAGCGGAAGGTCAAAAGAACGGTACAAGAGTTTCCGTAGCTTTCTATTCATGGTATTCTCCTAATAGGGGTTGCAGCTCTGTGCGCAGCAGCTCTTGGGCGCGCGCCAGACGCGACATCACCGTACCCTCAGCCGTTTTCAAAATATCAGCGGTTTCACGT from bacterium encodes:
- a CDS encoding polyphosphate polymerase domain-containing protein; its protein translation is MSVPRLEYKYLVPIAHRGNLRKALLPFMTPDEYLQSGERADYTVRSVYLDTPDLECFHEKLEGVALRKKYRIRGYDRVQSDSIVFLEIKKKTYHHVTKSRAPLLQQDVAYVLNTGLYPVSSLSQESDGTEQQSADQFLFYYYRKNLRPVILIVYEREAFIGRYDRSLRVTLDKNIRSIPCSTYDFHREPLRDTFSRYFILEVKFRQAVPPWVPSIIRRFDLQRTSVSKYAICMELHKIRRRLLGSSFLSSTAT